Below is a genomic region from Methanobacterium sp..
ATTTGAAGGTGCAGTAAAGAGAATGGAACGTCTATTTATGGATACCAAATCAAATTACATGAGAAGTTACATAGGACAGTTTATGAGTGATAGGAAGTGCCCTGCATGTAATGGTACAAGGTTACGCCCTGAAAGCAGATCTGTTACAGTAGGTGACAGGACTATATCTGCAGTTGTGGCAATGCCTATAAAAGAGTCATATAAATTCTTTGAAGAGCTTGAACTTACCAAAATGCAGCATTTCATTGGAAAAGAAATCCTAAAAGAGATAAGGGAACGTTTAAGATTTCTATCTGATGTTGGGCTTGATTATATTACATTGGATAGGTCTTCTGGTACACTTTCTGGAGGGGAAGCCCAGAGAATTCGTCTTGCAACACAAATAGGCTCTGGTCTGGTGGGAGTTCTTTATATACTCGATGAACCAAGTATTGGACTGCACCAGAGGGACAATACTCGACTTATTGAAACGTTGAAAAAATTGAGGGATATTGGAAATACTCTGATTGTTGTAGAACACGATGAAGAAACTATACTCTCTGCAGACTATGTTGTAGATATAGGTCCTGGAGCAGGTGAGCATGGTGGAAGGGTAACTGCAACTGGAACGCCACTGGAAATAATGAATAATCCTGACTCTATAACTGGAAAATATCTATCTAGAAATGAGACTATAGACTTTCCAAAAGAGCGTACAAAACCTAACGGGAAGTTCATTACTGTAAAAGGTGCAAGACAGAATAACCTAAAAAATATAGATGTAAAAATACCTCTTGGAGTGTTTACATGTGTTACTGGGGTTTCTGGCTCTGGAAAAAGTACTCTCGTAAATGATGTGCTTTATAAAGGTCTTTATGGGGAATTTAATAGAAAGCCTATAACTACAGGAAAACATGATGAGATCACAGGGGTTTCTAATATTGACAAGGTAATTATAATTGACCAATCCCCAATTGGACGTACTCCTAGGTCGAATCCAGCTACTTACACCGGCGTATTTACATATATCCGGGAAATATTTGCTGAAACTCTTGCATCTAAAAAGAGAGGTTATAAACCCGGTAGGTTCAGTTTCAATGTAAAAGGCGGACGATGCGAGGCATGCAGTGGTGATGGAATAATTAAAATTGAGATGCACTTTTTGGCAGATGTATATGTGCCGTGTGAAGTGTGCAAAGGGAAGCGTTACAACAAGGAAACTCTGGATGTGAGGTATAAAGGTAAAAACATTGCAGATGTGCTGGATATGACAGTTGAAGAGGCACTCCAATTCTTCAGAAATGTTCCACGTATACAGAAAAAACTTCAAACCCTTGATGATGTTGGGCTTGGTTATATTAAACTTGGGCAGCCCGCAACAACACTTTCAGGTGGGGAAGCCCAGCGTGTGAAACTTTCAAAAGAGTTAAGCCGGCAAAGCACTGGTAAAACACTTTATATACTTGACGAACCAACCACAGGACTTCACTTTGCAGATATTAAAAAGCTTCTCCAGGTTCTTGGTAGATTAAGGGATTCTGGGAACACAGTCCTGGTCATAGAACATAATCTGGACGTTATAAAAACAGCAGATTATATTATAGACCTGGGCCCCGAAGGAGGGGATGAGGGAGGTCTTGTTATTGCAGAAGGTACTCCTGAAGAAGTTGCATTAAGTGGCACATATACAGGAGAATTTTTAAATAAGATTTTAAATGAGAAACCACTAATTTCTTCTATTGAATCAGGCGATGATGTAATTTCAGAGGGGTCTTCGGGTAACAAGTAAATTTAATCTGTAGTTTATAGAATATTTAAAAAGTAAATTTACTTTTTTTAACTTATTTATTTCATCTCAAACTTCTTTTTTTGGCTTATAAGTTTGTATGATTTGGTTAAAATCGTATAATAACCTATTAAAACTATTAGTTTTATTAATGAAAGATTCTAATATAAACACTAAATCGTGGCAGTGATGAAAAGGGTATTTCTAAGATATAAAGTGTGTGTGCAACAATGAAATTACGAGAAAAAACACTGGTACTCCTTGGAATAACTATAACATGTTCAATTATTGTTATGTACCTGGCTTCAAATGTTGTTTTAATGGGGGGATTTCAAACACTTGAAGAACAAAACACACTCCAGAACATCCAGCTAGCTACAAATGTGCTTTCAGGTGAAATTTCTGATTTAAATAAAACTATTAATGACTGGGCAGTATGGGATGACACGTATATTTTCATACAGAATCATAATTCGAGATATATACAAAGTAATCTTTTAAATTCTACTTTTACTGATCTGAAACTTAATCTGGTTATTTATGTTGATAATTCGGGAAATATTGTCTATGGCAAAGAATTCGATCTTCAAAAAAAGGAAGAAAAACCTGTTTCTGAAAGTATTAAGAAGTATATATCTAAAGATAACATTTTACTGAGCTCGCAAGATGGTGTAAAAGGGATTATCATGCTTCCAGAGGGGCCGATGATAATTGATTCACATCCCATTTTAACTTCAAATGGAGATGGTCCAAGTAGAGGGACATTAATCTTCGGCCGATATTTAAATGATGTTGAAATTCAGCATTTATCTGGTGAAATACAGTCTTCCCTTACATTGGTTAGTTACAACGATTCCAATATGCCTGCTGATTTTCAAACTGCACGCGATTCGATGTCTCAAAGTTCTCCATTTTTTATTAAACCAATAAATGATAGTTATATTGCGGGTTATGCTCTTATAAATGATATTAATGGAAAACCTGCATTTATTTTAAAGACAGAAAGACCAAGAGGTTTTTATAAAGAATATCAAAATACAATATCTTATTTTATAGCATCTCTGTTAGTAATATGCTGTCTTCTTGCTGTAATAACTCTAATTTATCTAGATAGGTCTATACTCTCTAAATTATCTAGATTTAGTAAGGATATTTCTATTATAGGTAAAAAAGGTGATCTCTCTACACGTATACTTGCTGATGGAGAAGATGAACTTTCATCTTTAGCAGAATCAATTAATGGCATGTTATCAAGAATAGAAACTTCACAGGATCAATTAAAAAAATCAGAACTGGAATTTCGCTCTTTAGTAGAATTAGCTAATAATTCAATTGTTTTAACAGATAATGCTGGCAAAATTATGTTATGGAATAGAAGTGCACAGCGTATGTTTGGATACAGTGAAAATGAGATTTTAGGAAAGCCAATTTCAATTTTATTTCCAGATGAATACCATGAATCTTACCAGAAAGTGATGGATAACCCATATAATTCTGCTAATTCTCAAAATATGGGAGTAATTTACGAGTCATATGGATTTAAAAAGGATAAAAGCAGGTTCATGCTGGAAATTTCACATATTTCATGGAAGATAAAGAATGAGAAGTTTTACTGTGCAATTATAAGGGATATTACTGATGGTAAACAGGCAGAAAATGAAATTAAAGAATCTTTAAGAGAAAAAGAAGCGCTGTTAATGGAAATTCACCACAGAGTTAAAAATAATATGCAGATAATTTCAAGTTTGCTATCCCTTCAAAGTAGATATATAAAGGATAAAGATGCATTTGAAGTTTTTAAGGAAAGCCAAAATCGTGTTAAATCTATGGCTATGATTCATGAAAGGCTTTATAATTCTAAAGGACTTGCAAAAATTGATTTTGCAGGATATATTAGGAATCTGGTAGATGATCTGTTTGATTCTTATGGAGTTAATCATGATGATGTTAAGATCGACATCAGTGCAGATAAGATTTTTTTAAATGCGGATACTGCCATACCTGTTGGTCTTATAATAAATGAACTTGTAACTAATTCTTTAAAATATGCTTTTCCAGCTGAAAATAGTGATCATGAAGAGAGCATGATATACATAAAATTTCATAGGAATAATAAAAATATTCTATTAGTTGTGGGGGATAATGGTATAGGGCTTCCAGAAGACTTAGATTTACAACATTCAGAAACACTGGGCTTACGTCTTGTACTTTCATTAGTAGACCAGATTAATGGGACAGTTGAACTTCGCGGTAACGATCAAACAGAATTCCGAATTATTTTCACACAAATTGAGCAAAATAGTCCATTAAACAATTAGTATATTAAATTTCAGGAATGATATTTATTCTTAATTTTATACTTTTTTAAGGCTCTACTAATTTAATTAAGTTATTAAATCATTGTTTTTTAAATAACCAAAAATAAATTATGTCTTTAGATACATAATAAGACTATCCTATTTAATTAGGGAGATGTTATTTACCTGAGGAGGTAATCTTATAGGTCAAAATAAGAAATGTAAAGTATTTTTAGTTAAAACTAAAGATAGATACTCAGGAATAAATAATTTAATGGATCATTTTAAAATAGATGAATTTTCAGGGGATAAAGTTGCATTAAAATCTAATTTTAACAGTGCTGATCCTTTTCCAGCTTCAACACACATTGATACACTTCATGCAATAATTAAAAAACTGAATGAATCTAATGTCACGGGTTTAACTTTAGCCGAGCGTAGTGGAATGGGTAACACCCGCCAGGTACTTGAGAAAATGGGAGTTTTTGAATTATCAGATAAACTCGGCTTTGAAGTCGTTGTGCTTGATGAAGAAGATAGAAATGAATGGGTGAAGGTTGAAAAAGAAGGAACTCACTGGGTTAAGGGATTTTATATATCAAAACTATTTCTGGAATCTGATAGAGTTGTCCAGACGTGTTGTCTTAAAACACATAGATTTGGGGGCAATTTTACATTATCACTTAAAAATTCTGTTGGAATCGTTGCAAAAAGACTGCCTAACGGTTTATATAATTATATGGCTGAATTACATGTGTCTCCCTATCAGAGACTTATGATTGCTGAAATTAATAAGCACTACAATGTTGATCTGATCGTTATGGATGCTATAAATGCTTTTATAACAAAGGGACCTGAGCAGGGAGAAGTTGTGGAGCCAAATCTTATTCTTGCATCCGCTGATCGAGTGGCAATGGATGCAGTAGGGGTTGCAATCCTTAGAAATTATGGTGTTAAAACGAGTATCAGTAAGGGCCCAATTTTTGAGCTGGATCAAATTCGAAGAGCAGCAGAACTAGGTGTTGGGGTTGAATCTGCACAAGAAATTGAATTAGTTCCATTAAACGATGCGAGCCACGGCGATGCAGATAGTATAAGGAAGATACTTGAAGGATAAACCTTGAAATTCTATTTTTATATTTTAAAGTTTATTAAGGAGTACTTATCACATGCGTGATACTCGAGATGATAAAACAAGGTTTCATCAGGATAATTTAATTATAGAACCGCATAGGCCCAATTTAAAAGAGAAACTTTTCTTTTTACTTTCAGGGATAATAGTTAGTATTCCTATAACTCTCCTTTTTGGATCATTTACAAGAAATTTTTTAGATGTTTTCCCTTCTTTTTTTGCCAGTCTAATTTCAATAATTATTTTTACTCCATTTATTGAAGAGTTTGCCAAAGCATACCCTTTATTTTATAGACATGGTGAAACTGAAAGATCCATTTTTATTTTAGGATTCTTAGTTGGTCTAGGATTTGGTATAACGGAATTTATACTGTATGTATTCGTACTTAATATACCCGTAATAGTGAGACTGCCTGGAATTTTATTTCATGCATCAGTCACGTCTATAGTTGCATATGGTATTGCAAAAAAGCAGCCTTTAAAATTTTATTTAATTGCTGTTGGTTTACACATCTTGAATAACTTTTCAGCAATGATTGAAACTGGAGATATTGGTGTTATTGTAGCTAATGTTGGTGCTTATTATCTTTGTTTGATGTTTTACTTTAAGACTACTGAGCAGTTTATTGATGGTAGTTATTTTGTTGATTAACGATTAAAAATAGATATTTCAATAAAATACAGTTAAATTAAGCTTACTAAAACTAAAAAATAAAATATAATTTAAAAAAATTAAGTTTATGAAATAATGACTTTCATGAATTTAATTATTCTACTATTTCAGCAAAACCAAAGTTTCTTCTTATAGAAGTGATTTTAATTTTGACTTCATCGCCTATTTTGGCGCCTGTTACAAAAACAACAAATCCTTCTATTCTTGCGATTCCATCGCCGTCTCTTCCAAGATCTTCAATTTTAACATCGTATTCTTCGCCTTCGTTTAAAGGAGAAGAAGAATTTCCTCTATTTGAGTAATTATCTCTTCCGTAATTATTATTAAACAATTCATCACGTCCTAAATAAGGCCATAAATGACCTGTATACAGTTTGATTTATAGGTATATATAGTTATGCTATTTTTTTAATTTTTAAAAGAATTTTAGATTTTTTAATAAGCGTTTGTAACTGGAATATACTCTAAAATTTTAATAAATTTATTTTCATAAAAATTTTCTAAAAATATATAGTATCTTGAAGATTTTAGTTAATTTAATGCCTTTTTAAGACAGTACAATTAAAATTAGAAATTTTATAAAAAAAATATATTTGAAAAATTCAGGTAAATTATTTTAGATTTTATTATTAAAAGATATTATTTCCTGTTGCATAACAGAATATTTCCTGTGCCCACGTTTTCAGCTTCAACTTCCCTTATTATAGTCACCATTGCTTCTACTGGTAATCCCATTATTTTACTTGCACTTTCTGCAATAGTTTTTACAAGTTCTTCTTTTTGCTGTTTTGTTAATTTAGGTCCTTCTATTGTAATTACAGGCATGATATCACTCCTTAAATTTATTGGATAATTGTTTATTTTCAATGCTTAAATAGTTATAGCGAATTTATTCTTTCTTTGAACTTTTCAAGCTCTTCTTTTACGTGTTCTTTAGATGTCATTTCCGGGCCGTATATGCCAATAGAAGGAAGCACCTCGAGGCCAGTTAATTCAAGGATATTGTGGGTTATAAATTTGAAGATTTCATCTAAATCTCCATGAGGACCTTCAGAGGAATATACTTCTTTAGGTGCGCCTGTTGTAAATGATAACATTGCTTTTTTACCTTTAAGTAAACCAGTGTCATACATCTTTCCTTCAGCTATATTGTGGACAACTCCTGGCAGGAATACCCTATCGAACCATCCTTTTAAGATTGCAGGGGGTGAACTCCACCATACTGGAAACTGGAAAATTATCATATCTGCCCATTTTATTTTCTCTACTTCGTCTTTAATATCCTGAGATAGCGATCCAGTTCCGACTGCATTTACCTGTTCCATCATGGGATTAAATTGCTCAGTATTTTGCCTTTGCGAAAAATCATTTTCATCAAGGACTGCTTTAAATCGCATCCCATATAAATCAGATATTTTAACTTCATGACCATTATCCCTTAATGTTTTAGCTGCAAGGTCTTTCATAACTCCATTTAAAGAATTTGGCTCTGGATGTGCAAAAATAATAAATACATTCATACTAATGACCTCCTTTTTTAATATTTTATGTACCTAAAAATTTAAATTCTTTTTGATGCACTATTAATAATAGCTGCATTTTAAAAAGAAAATAAGAAATTAAATGGATATTATAAAAATCAAAACTCTGTTTAACTAGTTTAACTTAAATTAAGAATATTGTCTGATTGTCGTATTTAATGAATAATTCTCTGGTGATTATAATTGTCTGAAACTAAGTCTAATGAATGCTTTTCAATATCACTGGAATATATATCTTCTAAAATACCAGATAAAGGTATAACCATAGGAAATTTCCTTGATTTGATGGGTGATCGTGGGGGACTAATCTTATGCTTAATTTTAGCAACTCCTTTTTTAATTCCAGTATCCATCCCGGGATCCAGCATACCTTTTGGACTTGGAATTATGTTTATTGGAATAAGCAGAATTTTCAACAGGTACTTAATACCTAAATTTATTATGGAATATGTGCTGCCTAAGGATACTCTTTTGAAGATATTAAATGGAACCATGACTGCTTTAGGAAAATTAGAGAAGTATATTAAGCCTCGTTTTTTAGTATTGAGTGAAGGCCCTGCCATAAGTCGATTTAGTATTTCTCTAATGGTATTTACTTCGTTTTTACTTATGCTCCCTTTACCTGTACCATTAACAGACAGTTTACCTGGATATTCAATCTTTTTTTTAGTTTTAGGTATCCTTGAACATGATGGCTACTTCATTTTAGCAGGCTATATACTGACTATTATCACCACTATTTATTTTAGTTTGATATTTTTATTTGGTTATGCTGGAATAACATTTGTTTTATCTCATTTTGGGATATATATGCCTCAATTTTAGTTTTGGAATATGTTCTAAAATATTTTGAATTATTTTCTATTATTAATAGATATTTTTAGTTTTTCTATTCTATTAAAGAGATTTACCGAGTATTAATGTTAATTTCCATATAATAAAATGTATATATTAAAATATTATATTAATATTGTATTTTACAAAAAATAGAAATGAAGGGGATACAAATGAATAAAAATTTGGTTTTAATGGCATTAATAATGTCTATGTTTGTTGGTCTTCAAATTGCTGAACCTGCTGCAGCAGCTAGTATGAAAGTTGTAGATCATGGATCTGTTAAATTTAAGGATTACTACGGTAACCCATGTACTTTCACGTGGAAGACATATCAAATTAAAACAAGCTATGTAAAGATGGTAGGACATGCATATTCACCAAAAACTAAAAAAGAAGCTTATATGTATGTTTATATTCAAAAAATCAGCAAAAACCTGGTTAAAATTTCGGGAAAAGATGTTTTGAAGTATTCTGGACATACAAAAACTATTAAAATACCTACTGAATATGGTTACTCTAAATTAACTGCTGCACAATGCTATTGGAGATACTTTAGGCCATCATTACTGTCTACCATAACTAAAACAATGTCTTAACGAATATTTTATTATCTATTTTTATATTTTATAAAATAATTTTAACCTATTTTTTCTAATTATATATTTTAATCTAGTTGTAAAGAGAATTAAAAATAAAAGTTCTCGAACTTGGTTTAAAACTAGATCTTTTATTTGATAGACGTAAAAAGACTTAATAAGAGTTAGAGAAAATTATCAAGAGCGTATTTAGTTATCCGATATTTTCGGATAACTGAAATGCTCTTTTTTTCAAGGAATACATACAAGGTAATGTATCATGTGCAAGGAGTGGACTGAATAGCCATTTGAAAATAATAGGTATTGGTCACTATCTGGGGAGTAGTGACCAAATGGAACTTTTTATGATACAGTTAGATAGTAGATCCTCCTGATTTATATACCTTTGCATATCGAAATGTCAGATATCAAAAATGCAAATGCTGCAAATAATGTTTATTTTTTTAAAACAGGGACAAATATGGTGAATACATTCATGGTTTTACTTTCTAAAAAATAAATTAACACTTAATACTGAGTTATATTCAGCTACATGTCAAAAATAGAATTATGGTAAATTTTAAATAGTTAAACTTTTACATTATAACTGTACATGATTGGTTTGATAGTTTAATCAATGTGATTGGAATAATGATATAAAAAATATATTATTATTCCTCCACATTTTTGTTTAAATTTTAAACAAATGATAATTACTTAAATGACATTTTGGGCATAGATATTGATATTAAAAACATCGAACCTGTTATGCTGGATTTATGCCTTAAATTAAAAAATAAGGAATATTTAACGTTGATTTTTTTAATTAAGCTATAAGATTGTTTCTATATTAAATAATACAATTAAATCAAAATAAACTACTAAACACACTAATTTATTAAATCTATTCTAATGGTGGGAAGACGCACATAGATGAAGTCTTTTTCTTTAAAATCTTCCCACAGGTTGAAATTAATTTATACTTAATTTATACTTTTGCTTTTTTAGAATATATGCAAAAACGTATTTATGTGGGACTTGCTTTTTAATATTTTAAAAGTGTATTAAACTTATAAACAGATTTAAAGATTTAATTTTAAAAATTAATTTTATTTAGTTTAATTATATTTGCAGTGTTAATTGTGAGTTAATTAATCTATTTAAGTTATGCACAATTTATTTTAATAATATTAAGTATAAACTTAATAACCATATGCTGGAAATTAATATGGATAAGCAGGAGTGAATTGAATGAGCAAAATAGGAGTTTTAATAGGACCAAAATTTGAAGATATAGAGTATACTAAACCTTCAAAATCTTTTAAAGAAAAGGGGCATGAATTAACTCATATCGGATTAAAAGGGGGGCAAACAGTAGGAGGAAAAGAAGAAAAAACAAAAGTCGTTGTTGATAAATCAGCAGGAGATGTATCAGTAAATGATTTTGACGCGATCTTTATTCCAGGTGGATGTTCTCCAGATAAACTAAGAGAAGATAAGAATGTAGTGGAGT
It encodes:
- the uvrA gene encoding excinuclease ABC subunit UvrA, with product MNTKKDNITIKGAREHNLKNIDVTLPRDKFVVITGLSGSGKSSLAFDTIYAEGQRRYVESLSAYARQFLGQMKKPEVDYIEGLSPAISIDQKTTKVNPRSTVGTVTEIYDYLRLLYARIGIPHCYNCGKPISQQTSGQIVDNIYKEEEKTKVQIMAPVVKDRKGEHQKMFEDLQKKGFVRVRVDGDILSLDENIDLDKNKKHTVEVVVDRLVIRYDVDFKRRLADSVETALELGEGLIVALYEKDGEKEEKVFSEHFACTDCNINFEEISPRTFSFNNPHGACPECNGLGSKMEIDTDLVVPDSSLSLEEGAILPWSKSKNKDNYYHQMLEAVADHYGFSMDIPFDELPKKYQNIVLYGSSERIDFTFRRKGRVHHVKRKFEGAVKRMERLFMDTKSNYMRSYIGQFMSDRKCPACNGTRLRPESRSVTVGDRTISAVVAMPIKESYKFFEELELTKMQHFIGKEILKEIRERLRFLSDVGLDYITLDRSSGTLSGGEAQRIRLATQIGSGLVGVLYILDEPSIGLHQRDNTRLIETLKKLRDIGNTLIVVEHDEETILSADYVVDIGPGAGEHGGRVTATGTPLEIMNNPDSITGKYLSRNETIDFPKERTKPNGKFITVKGARQNNLKNIDVKIPLGVFTCVTGVSGSGKSTLVNDVLYKGLYGEFNRKPITTGKHDEITGVSNIDKVIIIDQSPIGRTPRSNPATYTGVFTYIREIFAETLASKKRGYKPGRFSFNVKGGRCEACSGDGIIKIEMHFLADVYVPCEVCKGKRYNKETLDVRYKGKNIADVLDMTVEEALQFFRNVPRIQKKLQTLDDVGLGYIKLGQPATTLSGGEAQRVKLSKELSRQSTGKTLYILDEPTTGLHFADIKKLLQVLGRLRDSGNTVLVIEHNLDVIKTADYIIDLGPEGGDEGGLVIAEGTPEEVALSGTYTGEFLNKILNEKPLISSIESGDDVISEGSSGNK
- a CDS encoding CHASE4 domain-containing protein, coding for MKLREKTLVLLGITITCSIIVMYLASNVVLMGGFQTLEEQNTLQNIQLATNVLSGEISDLNKTINDWAVWDDTYIFIQNHNSRYIQSNLLNSTFTDLKLNLVIYVDNSGNIVYGKEFDLQKKEEKPVSESIKKYISKDNILLSSQDGVKGIIMLPEGPMIIDSHPILTSNGDGPSRGTLIFGRYLNDVEIQHLSGEIQSSLTLVSYNDSNMPADFQTARDSMSQSSPFFIKPINDSYIAGYALINDINGKPAFILKTERPRGFYKEYQNTISYFIASLLVICCLLAVITLIYLDRSILSKLSRFSKDISIIGKKGDLSTRILADGEDELSSLAESINGMLSRIETSQDQLKKSELEFRSLVELANNSIVLTDNAGKIMLWNRSAQRMFGYSENEILGKPISILFPDEYHESYQKVMDNPYNSANSQNMGVIYESYGFKKDKSRFMLEISHISWKIKNEKFYCAIIRDITDGKQAENEIKESLREKEALLMEIHHRVKNNMQIISSLLSLQSRYIKDKDAFEVFKESQNRVKSMAMIHERLYNSKGLAKIDFAGYIRNLVDDLFDSYGVNHDDVKIDISADKIFLNADTAIPVGLIINELVTNSLKYAFPAENSDHEESMIYIKFHRNNKNILLVVGDNGIGLPEDLDLQHSETLGLRLVLSLVDQINGTVELRGNDQTEFRIIFTQIEQNSPLNN
- a CDS encoding DUF362 domain-containing protein, coding for MDHFKIDEFSGDKVALKSNFNSADPFPASTHIDTLHAIIKKLNESNVTGLTLAERSGMGNTRQVLEKMGVFELSDKLGFEVVVLDEEDRNEWVKVEKEGTHWVKGFYISKLFLESDRVVQTCCLKTHRFGGNFTLSLKNSVGIVAKRLPNGLYNYMAELHVSPYQRLMIAEINKHYNVDLIVMDAINAFITKGPEQGEVVEPNLILASADRVAMDAVGVAILRNYGVKTSISKGPIFELDQIRRAAELGVGVESAQEIELVPLNDASHGDADSIRKILEG
- a CDS encoding PrsW family glutamic-type intramembrane protease → MRDTRDDKTRFHQDNLIIEPHRPNLKEKLFFLLSGIIVSIPITLLFGSFTRNFLDVFPSFFASLISIIIFTPFIEEFAKAYPLFYRHGETERSIFILGFLVGLGFGITEFILYVFVLNIPVIVRLPGILFHASVTSIVAYGIAKKQPLKFYLIAVGLHILNNFSAMIETGDIGVIVANVGAYYLCLMFYFKTTEQFIDGSYFVD
- a CDS encoding TRAM domain-containing protein; protein product: MFNNNYGRDNYSNRGNSSSPLNEGEEYDVKIEDLGRDGDGIARIEGFVVFVTGAKIGDEVKIKITSIRRNFGFAEIVE
- the dmpI gene encoding 4-oxalocrotonate tautomerase DmpI yields the protein MPVITIEGPKLTKQQKEELVKTIAESASKIMGLPVEAMVTIIREVEAENVGTGNILLCNRK
- a CDS encoding NAD(P)H-dependent oxidoreductase encodes the protein MNVFIIFAHPEPNSLNGVMKDLAAKTLRDNGHEVKISDLYGMRFKAVLDENDFSQRQNTEQFNPMMEQVNAVGTGSLSQDIKDEVEKIKWADMIIFQFPVWWSSPPAILKGWFDRVFLPGVVHNIAEGKMYDTGLLKGKKAMLSFTTGAPKEVYSSEGPHGDLDEIFKFITHNILELTGLEVLPSIGIYGPEMTSKEHVKEELEKFKERINSL
- a CDS encoding exopolysaccharide biosynthesis protein, translating into MSETKSNECFSISLEYISSKIPDKGITIGNFLDLMGDRGGLILCLILATPFLIPVSIPGSSIPFGLGIMFIGISRIFNRYLIPKFIMEYVLPKDTLLKILNGTMTALGKLEKYIKPRFLVLSEGPAISRFSISLMVFTSFLLMLPLPVPLTDSLPGYSIFFLVLGILEHDGYFILAGYILTIITTIYFSLIFLFGYAGITFVLSHFGIYMPQF
- a CDS encoding type 1 glutamine amidotransferase domain-containing protein; the protein is MSKIGVLIGPKFEDIEYTKPSKSFKEKGHELTHIGLKGGQTVGGKEEKTKVVVDKSAGDVSVNDFDAIFIPGGCSPDKLREDKNVVEFVKEFVESDKPVFAICHAPQLLITAQVIEGRKVAGWKSIVQDIKNAGAEYVNREVVEDGNIISSRGPDDILAFTEAALKKLE